Proteins found in one Geomonas subterranea genomic segment:
- a CDS encoding Nif3-like dinuclear metal center hexameric protein, giving the protein MITPRISDIVGITGKIAPIHFAESWDNVGLQLGDPVAQVSRIMVALDPGRPAVEAAIEARCQLLVTHHPFIFSPLKKITAADETGRLTILALKHDLAIISLHTNLDIAHGGVNDLLAARLGLEGAQPLKITGGVEYVKMVLFAPRGYEEKLLAALSPFMPPIGNYRDCSYQVEGTGRFTPVDGAKPFVGEVGAGHAEPESRLEFLLLKERTGAAVTALRGAHPYEEPAYDLYPVLNQGPSRGLGRIGTLAAPVPAARFAKEVRERLGAAGVRLVGDPERQVKKVAVCGGSGVSLLHEAARKGADILVTGDVKYHEAREAEALGVALLDAGHFATERLMVQGLGAQLKDVLAARRFEAEVVEYQGEQEPFSFW; this is encoded by the coding sequence ATGATAACTCCAAGAATATCGGATATAGTTGGAATAACTGGTAAAATTGCCCCAATTCACTTCGCTGAATCCTGGGACAACGTGGGGTTGCAGCTTGGCGACCCCGTCGCCCAGGTTTCCCGTATCATGGTGGCGCTCGATCCCGGGCGGCCCGCCGTGGAGGCGGCCATCGAGGCCCGCTGCCAGTTGCTCGTCACCCATCACCCGTTCATCTTCTCCCCGCTCAAAAAGATCACCGCCGCCGACGAGACCGGCCGTCTTACCATCCTCGCCCTCAAGCACGACCTCGCCATCATCTCCCTGCACACCAACCTCGACATAGCCCACGGGGGCGTGAACGATCTTCTCGCCGCCCGCCTCGGTCTCGAGGGGGCGCAGCCCCTGAAGATCACCGGGGGGGTGGAGTACGTGAAGATGGTGCTCTTCGCGCCGCGCGGGTACGAGGAGAAACTTTTGGCCGCGCTCTCCCCCTTCATGCCGCCGATCGGCAACTACCGCGACTGTTCCTACCAGGTAGAGGGGACCGGGCGCTTCACCCCGGTGGATGGCGCCAAGCCGTTCGTGGGGGAGGTCGGTGCCGGGCACGCGGAGCCGGAGAGCCGGCTGGAATTCCTGCTCCTGAAGGAGCGTACCGGTGCGGCCGTGACTGCCCTCAGGGGTGCGCACCCTTACGAGGAGCCCGCCTACGACCTCTACCCGGTGCTGAACCAGGGCCCGTCGCGCGGTCTGGGGCGCATCGGCACGCTGGCGGCCCCGGTTCCGGCCGCACGCTTCGCGAAGGAGGTACGGGAACGCCTGGGCGCCGCGGGGGTCCGGCTGGTGGGGGACCCGGAGCGCCAGGTGAAGAAGGTGGCGGTCTGTGGCGGCTCGGGCGTTTCGCTGTTGCACGAGGCGGCCCGCAAAGGCGCCGACATCCTGGTGACAGGGGACGTCAAATACCACGAGGCGCGTGAGGCCGAGGCGCTCGGCGTGGCGCTGCTCGATGCCGGCCATTTTGCCACCGAGCGACTGATGGTGCAGGGGCTTGGTGCGCAGTTGAAGGACGTCCTCGCGGCGCGCCGTTTCGAGGCGGAAGTAGTGGAATACCAAGGGGAGCAGGAACCTTTCAGCTTCTGGTGA
- a CDS encoding THUMP domain-containing class I SAM-dependent RNA methyltransferase yields the protein MMKQFFFATTAKGVEEALAAELVRLGVPDVTAESGGVRFAGGMEAAYRANLWLRTASRVLMTLAEFPCESPEELYREVRGISWERFLTPALTLAVDCNLRDSTLTHSGFVALKTKDAIVDALRDHFGSRPSVDTKDPDLRVNVRLFKNRCTLSLDLSGEPLDRRGYRLDRHEAPLKENLAAALVELSGWDGGTPLVDPMCGTGTIAIEAALKALRIPPGLNRGFGFQRWQGFDRALWDRIVAEARSGMLERLPAPVQASDLSHSAVGMAVQNAKRAGVLERLVLGRLPMAELEPPPGPGVLILNPPYGKRLGEVEALRPLYKEIGDTLKKRCKGYTAYLFTGNLELAKSVGLKATRRMVLYNGPIECRLLKYEMY from the coding sequence ATGATGAAGCAGTTTTTTTTCGCCACCACCGCCAAGGGGGTGGAAGAGGCACTGGCTGCCGAGCTGGTAAGGCTAGGCGTGCCCGATGTTACCGCCGAGAGCGGTGGCGTCCGGTTCGCCGGGGGAATGGAGGCGGCCTACCGGGCCAACCTTTGGCTGCGCACCGCGAGCCGTGTGTTGATGACGCTCGCAGAGTTCCCCTGTGAGAGCCCGGAGGAGCTGTACCGCGAAGTGCGGGGGATCTCCTGGGAGCGCTTTCTCACCCCGGCGCTCACCCTTGCCGTCGACTGCAACCTGAGGGACTCGACGCTCACCCATTCCGGGTTCGTGGCGTTGAAGACCAAGGACGCCATCGTCGACGCGCTCAGGGATCACTTCGGCAGCCGCCCCAGCGTGGACACGAAGGACCCGGACCTGCGCGTGAACGTGCGCCTGTTCAAGAACCGCTGCACCCTGAGCCTCGACCTGTCGGGCGAGCCGCTGGACCGGCGCGGCTACCGTCTGGACCGGCACGAGGCCCCGCTCAAGGAGAACCTGGCGGCGGCGCTGGTGGAACTCTCCGGCTGGGACGGCGGCACCCCGCTCGTCGACCCCATGTGCGGCACCGGGACCATCGCCATCGAGGCGGCTCTGAAGGCGCTGCGCATCCCACCGGGACTCAACCGCGGCTTCGGGTTCCAGCGCTGGCAGGGGTTCGACCGTGCGCTCTGGGACCGGATCGTGGCGGAGGCTCGCTCCGGGATGCTGGAACGGCTCCCGGCGCCGGTGCAGGCCTCCGACTTGTCCCATTCCGCCGTCGGGATGGCCGTGCAGAACGCGAAACGGGCGGGCGTGCTGGAGCGCCTGGTGCTGGGGCGGCTTCCCATGGCGGAACTGGAACCCCCTCCCGGGCCGGGTGTGCTGATCCTGAACCCTCCCTACGGCAAACGGCTCGGCGAGGTGGAGGCGCTGCGCCCGCTGTACAAGGAGATCGGGGATACCCTCAAGAAGCGTTGCAAGGGATACACCGCCTACCTCTTCACCGGCAACCTGGAGCTCGCCAAGTCGGTGGGGCTGAAGGCTACCCGGAGGATGGTGCTCTACAACGGCCCCATCGAGTGCCGTCTGCTCAAGTACGAGATGTATTAG
- a CDS encoding sensor domain-containing diguanylate cyclase, giving the protein MKRLLRVLIVEDAPDDAQLIVIQLEQGGFDVHFQRVDSAQALTGALESAPWDVIICDYVMPGFSGLKALQILKERGSDVPFLMISGKVGEEAAAAAIRAGADDFVLKGNLARLVPAVQRSIAEAALRQQSRRHEQELKEKLEFIQVLIDTLPTPIFYNDPNGLYLGCNKAFEEQIGMNRDENINKSIYEILPPDLAALYSRGEESAENGVGPRSFEGTITCADGERRDMIFYSATFKNSGSSSGGVVGALLDISERKQAELKLRYLSSHDILTGIYNRAYFDEELERLSKGRKFPVSIVMVDVDRLKEVNDQQGHAAGDELLRHAAEVLKNAFRREDVVARVGGDEFAALLPNTDEATLREAMERLQAQLAQNNQEHAPLPLSLSIGAATAHDGEELMASWRLADQRMYRQKKGRKNSNAGSRQHQLVA; this is encoded by the coding sequence ATGAAGAGACTGTTAAGAGTCCTTATCGTAGAGGACGCCCCGGACGATGCACAGCTGATCGTGATCCAGCTCGAGCAGGGGGGATTCGACGTGCATTTCCAGCGGGTGGACAGCGCGCAGGCCCTGACCGGCGCCCTGGAATCCGCCCCGTGGGACGTCATCATCTGCGACTACGTGATGCCCGGCTTCAGCGGCCTCAAGGCGCTGCAGATACTAAAGGAGCGCGGCAGCGACGTCCCCTTCCTGATGATTTCCGGGAAGGTGGGCGAGGAGGCTGCGGCGGCCGCCATCCGCGCCGGCGCCGATGACTTCGTACTAAAGGGGAACCTGGCCCGCCTGGTGCCGGCGGTGCAGCGCTCCATCGCCGAGGCCGCGCTGCGTCAGCAAAGCCGACGCCACGAGCAGGAACTCAAGGAGAAACTGGAATTCATCCAGGTCCTCATCGACACGCTCCCCACCCCGATCTTCTATAACGACCCCAACGGCCTGTACCTTGGCTGCAACAAGGCCTTTGAGGAGCAGATCGGCATGAACCGGGACGAAAACATCAACAAGAGCATCTACGAGATCCTCCCCCCGGACCTGGCCGCCCTCTACAGCCGCGGCGAGGAGTCCGCGGAGAACGGCGTCGGACCGCGCAGTTTCGAGGGGACCATCACCTGCGCCGACGGCGAACGCCGGGACATGATCTTTTACAGCGCCACCTTCAAGAACTCGGGAAGCAGCTCCGGTGGCGTCGTCGGGGCACTCCTCGACATCTCGGAACGAAAGCAGGCCGAGTTGAAGCTGCGCTACCTGAGCAGCCACGACATCCTGACCGGCATCTACAACCGCGCCTACTTCGACGAGGAGCTCGAGCGGCTGAGCAAGGGGCGCAAGTTCCCGGTCAGCATCGTGATGGTCGATGTGGACCGCCTGAAAGAGGTCAACGACCAGCAGGGGCACGCGGCGGGCGATGAACTGCTCCGGCACGCGGCCGAGGTGTTGAAAAACGCCTTCCGGCGCGAGGACGTGGTGGCGCGGGTGGGGGGGGACGAGTTCGCCGCCCTGCTCCCCAACACCGACGAAGCCACCCTGCGCGAAGCCATGGAGCGGCTCCAGGCCCAGCTGGCGCAGAACAACCAGGAGCACGCGCCGCTCCCCTTGAGCCTCTCCATCGGTGCCGCCACCGCCCATGACGGCGAGGAGCTCATGGCCTCCTGGCGCCTGGCCGACCAGCGCATGTACCGCCAGAAGAAAGGTCGCAAAAACAGCAACGCCGGCAGCAGGCAGCACCAGTTGGTGGCCTAG
- a CDS encoding outer membrane protein assembly factor BamD: MHSRPLRYLGLSTLLTLLGACATAPAPVKGPETYFKEGEAAYASRHFEDAIAQFKKVKESYSNPELTAQAELKIADAHFENGAFIEAAAAYEDFRKLHPSNEKAPYALYRLGLANYNQITGIDTDQTAVKNSVHYLEMFLAQYPGSEYTEDAKAKLADCRAKELAYENYVGNFYLRTKKYPSAIKRLSEALQRFPGEPGLADTLFYLQQAYLKSGDTARAEEVAKRLETEYPAKAREAKGEEPKGEGAKPAAGKDELPMIIFK, from the coding sequence ATGCACTCTCGACCCCTGCGTTACCTGGGCCTTTCCACCCTGCTTACCCTGCTGGGCGCCTGCGCCACGGCCCCCGCTCCGGTAAAGGGCCCTGAGACCTACTTCAAGGAAGGCGAGGCCGCCTACGCCTCCCGGCACTTCGAGGACGCCATCGCGCAGTTCAAGAAGGTGAAGGAGAGCTACAGCAATCCCGAACTGACCGCGCAGGCCGAGCTGAAGATCGCGGATGCCCATTTCGAGAACGGCGCCTTCATCGAGGCGGCCGCCGCCTACGAGGACTTCCGCAAGCTCCACCCCAGTAACGAGAAGGCCCCTTACGCGCTGTACCGCCTGGGGCTTGCCAACTACAACCAGATCACCGGCATCGACACCGACCAGACGGCGGTCAAGAATTCGGTGCACTACCTGGAGATGTTCCTGGCCCAGTATCCTGGCTCGGAGTACACGGAGGACGCCAAGGCGAAGCTCGCCGACTGCCGCGCCAAGGAACTCGCCTACGAAAACTACGTCGGGAACTTCTACCTGAGGACCAAGAAGTACCCTTCGGCCATCAAGCGTCTGAGCGAGGCGCTGCAGCGCTTCCCCGGCGAACCGGGGCTCGCGGACACCCTTTTCTACCTGCAGCAGGCCTACCTGAAGTCCGGGGACACGGCGCGTGCCGAAGAGGTGGCGAAAAGGCTCGAGACGGAATATCCGGCCAAGGCGCGCGAGGCGAAGGGTGAGGAGCCGAAAGGGGAGGGGGCGAAGCCGGCCGCAGGCAAGGACGAGCTTCCCATGATCATCTTCAAGTAG
- the typA gene encoding translational GTPase TypA, with translation MQEKIRNIAIIAHVDHGKTTLVDAMLKQSGVFRENEAITERVMDSNDLEKERGITILAKNLSIHHGDYKINIVDTPGHADFGGEVERVLKMVDSVLLLVDALDGPMPQTRFVLKKSLDLGLKPIVVINKVDRPGARPSEVVDMVFDLFCELQASDAQLDFAICYTSAKMGYAMREMDQPSENMEPLFELIKDNVHPPEGNPDAPFQLLVTNIDYNDYIGRIATGKIFNGKVSAGETVALIKRDGTISKGRVTKLLGYEGLKQVEIPEAFTGDIVTIAGFTEVGIGETLASAENPMPLPYVAIDEPTLSMNFIVNSSPFAGREGKLVTSRNIRERLDRELRTNVSLRVANTANADTFQVSGRGELHLSILIENMRREGFEMAVSKPEVIMRMVEGVRHEPMEYLVVDVPAEYQGAIIERMGPRKGEMVAMNPMGETVRLEFIVPARGLIGIRGEFLTETRGTAVITHTFHDYAPYKGEIPGRKNGVLIAMEQGETTAYSLDALQPRGILFLGAGVEVYGGMIIGQHAKDNDLEVNPCKGKKLTNVRASGSDDAIKLTPPRVLTLEQALEFIDEDELVEVTPVSIRLRKKELDPTKRKRAGRS, from the coding sequence ATGCAGGAGAAGATCAGAAACATCGCCATCATCGCCCACGTCGACCACGGTAAGACCACCCTGGTCGATGCCATGTTGAAGCAGTCCGGAGTATTCAGGGAAAACGAGGCGATCACCGAGCGCGTGATGGATTCCAACGACCTGGAGAAGGAGCGCGGCATCACCATCCTCGCCAAGAACCTCTCCATCCACCACGGCGACTACAAGATCAACATCGTGGACACCCCGGGACACGCCGACTTCGGCGGTGAAGTGGAGCGCGTGCTCAAGATGGTCGACTCCGTGCTGCTCCTTGTCGACGCCCTCGACGGCCCGATGCCGCAGACCCGCTTCGTGCTGAAGAAGTCGCTCGACCTGGGTCTCAAGCCCATCGTCGTGATCAACAAGGTGGACCGCCCCGGCGCCCGCCCTTCCGAAGTCGTGGACATGGTCTTCGACCTGTTCTGCGAACTGCAGGCCTCCGACGCCCAGCTCGACTTCGCCATCTGCTACACCAGCGCCAAGATGGGGTACGCCATGAGGGAGATGGACCAGCCCAGCGAGAACATGGAGCCCCTCTTCGAGCTCATCAAGGACAACGTGCATCCCCCCGAGGGGAACCCGGACGCCCCCTTCCAGCTCCTGGTCACCAACATCGACTACAACGACTACATCGGCCGCATCGCCACCGGCAAGATCTTCAACGGCAAGGTGAGCGCCGGCGAGACCGTGGCCCTCATCAAGCGCGACGGCACCATCTCCAAGGGGCGCGTCACCAAGCTGTTGGGGTACGAGGGGCTGAAGCAGGTCGAGATCCCGGAGGCCTTCACCGGCGACATCGTCACCATCGCGGGCTTCACCGAGGTGGGCATCGGCGAGACGCTGGCCTCTGCCGAAAACCCGATGCCGCTCCCTTACGTCGCCATCGACGAGCCGACCCTCTCCATGAACTTCATCGTCAACTCCTCCCCCTTCGCCGGGCGCGAGGGCAAGCTGGTCACCTCGAGGAACATCCGCGAGCGCCTGGACCGCGAACTGCGCACCAACGTGTCGCTCAGGGTCGCCAACACCGCCAACGCCGATACCTTCCAGGTCTCCGGGCGCGGTGAGCTGCACCTCTCCATCCTGATCGAGAACATGCGCCGCGAAGGTTTCGAGATGGCCGTTTCCAAGCCCGAGGTGATCATGCGCATGGTCGAGGGCGTGCGCCACGAGCCGATGGAGTACCTGGTGGTGGACGTCCCCGCCGAGTACCAGGGCGCCATCATCGAGCGCATGGGACCCCGTAAAGGGGAGATGGTCGCCATGAACCCGATGGGAGAGACGGTGCGCCTGGAGTTCATCGTGCCGGCCCGCGGCCTGATCGGGATCAGGGGCGAGTTCCTCACCGAGACCCGCGGCACCGCGGTGATCACACACACCTTCCACGACTACGCTCCCTACAAGGGGGAGATCCCGGGACGCAAGAACGGTGTCCTCATCGCCATGGAGCAGGGGGAGACGACTGCCTACTCGCTGGACGCGCTGCAGCCGCGCGGCATCCTGTTCCTTGGGGCCGGCGTAGAGGTCTACGGCGGCATGATCATCGGTCAGCACGCGAAAGACAACGACCTCGAGGTGAACCCCTGCAAGGGGAAGAAGCTCACCAACGTGCGCGCCTCCGGCAGCGATGACGCCATCAAGCTCACACCGCCGCGCGTCCTCACCCTGGAGCAGGCGCTCGAGTTCATCGACGAGGACGAACTGGTCGAGGTGACTCCGGTTTCGATCCGTCTGCGCAAGAAGGAGCTCGATCCGACCAAGCGCAAGCGCGCCGGCCGGTCCTGA
- a CDS encoding tetratricopeptide repeat protein has translation MYNLLISAGAAIAVFLVVILAAGTAYWWAALLGAMIVFMASFLIISRIITKKLEEIMEPAMKDIQAQRFEKGIRDLKSALRYGKWQIYVESQINSAIGMVYFVRREFATAFPYLEKGFFKNWVTMGMLGVTYMKKNKHDKMKETFDKALMASPKESLLYALYGYCLNETGENVKACEILAKGVAKLPADENLKQNLELLREGKKMKMKGYGEMWLQFHLESLGTIQKQQMAGMSGKQRRIIRK, from the coding sequence ATGTACAACCTTCTCATTTCCGCAGGCGCAGCAATCGCAGTCTTCCTCGTCGTCATCCTCGCCGCCGGCACCGCGTACTGGTGGGCCGCCCTCCTGGGCGCGATGATCGTCTTCATGGCGAGCTTTTTGATCATCTCCCGCATCATCACCAAAAAGCTCGAAGAGATCATGGAACCGGCCATGAAGGACATCCAGGCACAGCGTTTCGAGAAGGGGATTCGCGACCTCAAGTCGGCGCTGCGCTACGGCAAGTGGCAGATCTACGTGGAGAGCCAGATCAATTCCGCCATCGGCATGGTCTACTTCGTGCGACGCGAGTTCGCCACCGCCTTCCCGTACCTGGAGAAGGGCTTCTTCAAGAACTGGGTCACCATGGGGATGCTCGGCGTCACCTACATGAAGAAGAACAAGCACGACAAGATGAAAGAGACCTTCGACAAGGCGCTCATGGCGAGCCCCAAGGAGTCGCTGCTCTACGCCCTCTACGGCTACTGCCTCAACGAGACCGGCGAGAACGTGAAGGCGTGCGAGATCCTGGCCAAGGGGGTGGCGAAACTCCCCGCAGATGAAAACCTGAAGCAGAACCTGGAGCTGTTGCGCGAAGGGAAGAAGATGAAGATGAAAGGGTACGGCGAGATGTGGCTGCAGTTCCACCTGGAGAGTCTGGGCACCATCCAGAAGCAGCAGATGGCTGGGATGAGCGGAAAGCAGCGCCGCATCATCAGAAAATAA